ACCGTCTCTCCAGTAATAAGATTCACTCCACTTTGTCTATACCATGAGGAAGGATGAATCGTTATATCATCAATGGATGTTCCGCCCTGCAAAACAGTCGACAACATGAGCCGGCTGTAACCAGGCCGTGGTTCACTTCCGATTACAATAATTTCATAAGCCGACGGATTTTCGCGGAGAATGTTTTCAACAACCCGTACACCTGCCATTCCATTTCCAATGACCACAAGCCGCTGCTTATTCAATTCTCCACCTCCCGATTCGCGTTAATATTTTGAATATTTGGTTCAATATATCATGCAATCAGGAGTGTGTAAGTGTTTATGTCAGAAAACCTAACACAGAAATTACATAAAGCGTTTACATTTAAAACCTCTGTTCACCAGATTAATTTTTAATTAGGATCAAGCGGCGTGTAGGAGTTAAGAACGAGTTTGAGAATTTAATAGGAGAATTTATACATTTTTGACATTGAATAATTCAGAATAGGGTATTGTATTAAAACTTATTCTAGGAAAGGAGGTCTTGTTGAAAAAATTAAAAGTTTGTTAACCTATGGCTATATAAATATACTAATCTTAATTAAGGAGAGTCATTTATGGACAAAGACAAAAAAGAGAAAAGATTGAAATTCATGAACAGTACATTCTGGATTTCTTTTATCGTTGTCTCTTTATTTGCGTTATGGGGTGCATTAGCTCCAAAGCAATTGGGCGAGCAGGCAACCTTTATTTATGATTTTATTGCAGGCACCTTTGGATGGTTTTATTTAGGATTTGTACTATTTTTAGTTCTCTTCAATTTCTACCTTGCCTTTAGTAAGTATGGAAGAATCCGGCTTGGCGGTGATGATACAAAGCCAAAATACCCGCTCTTCACTTGGATTGCCATGCTTTTCAGCTGTGGATTCGGTGTAAGTATCGTATTCTGGGGTGTTGCAGAGCCGATGACACACTTTGGGAGTCCTCCTCCGTTTGACCCTTCCGTAGAAGCAGGAACTACAGAAGCTGCCAGGACAGCTATGTGGAACGCATTTTTCAACAATGGGATTCACCAATGGGCGTCCTTTACATTCGTAGGTCTGGCCATTTCCTACTTCATCTATCGTCAGGAAGAACGAAGTTTAATCAGTGATACTATGAATCCGGTAATTGGAAGTACAGGTAAGAAACCGCTTCGCAATACCATCGATATCATAGCGATTATTGCGACGGTTATGGGAGTAGCAACTACATTAGGATTAAGCGTACTGCAGATAAACAGCGGTCTGGGGAGTGTGTTTAACGCACCAACAGGTTCAACAACTCAGCTGATCATCGTCATAGTTATGTTCTTATTCTTTTCTGTCTCTGCCCTTTCTGGTTTGGACCGCGGAATAAAATACTTAAGTAATACAAATTTAGCATTAGCTCTTATTCTTATGGTTGCTGTATTATTTATCGGCCCTACAGGATTTATATTAGAAACCATTACAATGGGAGTTGGCGATTACTTACAGAACTTCTTTCAGGCAAGCCTGAGAATGGACAGTTACACAGACGGGACATGGGTTCAGGATTGGCCGATTTATTACTGGGCTTGGACGATTGCATGGTCACCGTTTGTTGGAATGTTCGTTGCTCGTATTTCCAGAGGACGAACCGTCCGCGAGTTTGTCCTAGGTGTTATGGTCGCTCCACCTTTAATCGGAATTATCTGGATCGGAATTTTCGGAGGTACGGCTATCCACTTCGATCTCTTCCAGGGAACAGATATTGCAGGTGCTGTAGCTGACGACCCTGCCACCGCTCTATTCAGCATGCTGGATAACTTGCCGCTTGGCTCAATTTTAGCAATTCTATCAATCTGTCTGCTCTTCACTTTCTTAGTCACATCTGCCGACTCTGCAACCTTTGTACTCGGTATGATGTCTACAAATGGAGATAAGAATCCTTCAGCAGTCATAAAAATGATTTGGGGTACACTGATCGCCTCAGTCGCTATCATTTTAATCATTAGTGCTGGGCTTGAGGGTCTTCAGACAGCTTCCCTAATCGGCGCACTTCCTTTCGCTGTCGTCTTGTTTATCGCCTGTATATCCTTATTGAAAGCGATACGGGAAGATTATAGGGAAACGAGAGAAGAACAGGAGAGAGAAAGACATAGAAGGATACAGAAGCAGATCGAAAGCTATAATTCTGATAACTAACAAAAAAGAAGCGGCTTCTTCCAATTGGGAGAGGGCGCTTCTTTGCGGCTAAATCTTATTTACTTTTTTCAATTAAAGCTGCTGCCTCAACATGTCAAAAATAAATGTGGTAACACATAGGTGCTGGCGAGAAAACTCTATAGCGCGAATGGCCTTTATATTCAGCAAGTTTGTTAAGTTAATAGAATCTTTAATGCTCCAGACCATCAGCTTCATACCTCTGTAAGCCCGGTCATATTTTTTCTAATAATTTTTAGAAAATTGGTGCATCTTTCTTTCAAATTATTCAGTAATTTATTATAATTATAACTTAAGAGCTATTGTAATTATTTTATTCCCACATACAGAAAGGAGCATGACAAATGGACAAGAACGAAATGAATGAGAGTCAAGCTGGGAAGTGCCCTGTATCACACGGAAAAACAGAGGAAGAAAATGCTATTACGACCACAAAAGTTGGTACAACAAACAAAGACTGGTGGCCCAACCAGCTCAATCTGCACATTTTACATCAGCATGACAAGAAGACGAATCCAATGGGAGTAGACTTTGATTATGCAGAAGAATTCAAAGAGCTGGACTATTACGAACTGAAGCAGGATCTTCATGAGCTGATGACGGACAGCCAGGACTGGTGGCCTGCTGACTACGGACACTATGGACCACTCTTTATCCGTATGTCATGGCACGCAGCCGGTACGTACCGTACAGGTGACGGACGAGGCGGCGGCGCAACTGGAACACAGCGCTTTGCACCGCTTAACAGCTGGCCGGATAACGCGAACCTTGATAAAGCGCGCCGCCTGCTATGGCCGATTAAACAAAAGTACGGAAACAAGATTTCCTGGGCTGACTTGCTTGTACTGACGGGGAATGTCGCTCTTGAATCAATGGGCTTGAAGACATTTGGTTTTGCCGGAGGACGTGAAGACGTTTGGCATCCTGAAGAAGACGTCTACTGGGGTACTGAAAAAGAATGGCTGGAGGACAACCGTTACTCAGGCGACCGCGAGCTTGAAAGTCCGCTTGCTGCCGTTCAGATGGGGCTCATCTATGTCAATCCTGAAGGTCCAAACGGAAACCCGGATCCGCTTGCAAGTGCACGCGACATCCGGGAAACCTTTGCCCGCATGGGAATGAATGATGAGGAGACAGTTGCCTTAGTAGCCGGCGGTCACACATTTGGTAAAGCACACGGCGCAGGGGATGCTGAAGCACATGTTGGCGCAGCACCGGAAGCAGCTGATATTGAAGAACAAGGCTTAGGCTGGAAGAGCACTCACGGAAGCGGTAAAGGCCGAGACACAATCACAAGCGGTGTAGATGGTGCTTGGACGGCTAATCCAACAGTATGGGATAACGGTTACTATGATTTATTATTCGGCTACGAATGGGAGCTTACCAAGAGTGCTGCAGGGGCCAACCAGTGGGCCCCGGTAAACCCTAAAGAAGAAGATCTTGCACCGGACGCTGAAGACCCTTCTGTCCGCGTTCCTACGTTTATGACAACAGCCGATATGGCGTTACGTATGGATCCTGATTATGAAAAAATTTCACGACGCTACCATGAAAACCCGGATGAATTCGCAGATGCCTTCGCACGTGCATGGTTTAAACTGCTTCACCGTGACATGGGTCCTAAATCAAGGTACCTTGGTCCTGAAGTTCCAGAAGAAGATCTGATCTGGCAGGATCCAATCCCGTCTGTTGATTATGAATTAACAGACGCTGAAGTAGCAGACCTGAAAGCAAAAATGCTTAGTTCTGGACTGACAGTCAGTGAGCTTGTTACAACGGCATGGGCTTCTGCAAGCACGTTCCGTGGTTCTGACATGCGCGGCGGCGCGAATGGTGCCCGCATTCGTCTTGCTCCGCAGAAAGACTGGGAAGTAAACGAACCTGAGCAGCTTTCAAAAGTGCTTTCTGTATATGAAGACATCCAAAGCGAGTTGAAGAAGGAAGTCAGCCTTGCTGATTTGATTGTCCTTGGCGGTAGTGCAGCCGTAGAAAAAGCTGCAAAAGATGCAGGTGTTGAGGTAACCGTTCCATTTGCGCCCGGACGCGGCGACGCGACACAAGAAGAAACAGATGCGGAGAGCTTTGAAGTATTAGAGCCGATGGCAGATGGATTCCGCAACTATGAGAAGAAGGAATACACGCTGAGCCCAGAGGAACTATTAGTAGACAAAGCTCAGCTGTTAGGCCTTTCCGCACCGGAAATGACTGCACTTATTGGCGGCATGCGTGTACTTGGTACAAACCATGGCGGCACAGAGCACGGTGTATTCACAAACAGTATAGGCATACTCACGAACGACTTTTTCGTGAACCTGCTTGACATGGGTATCGAGTGGAAGCCAGCGGACTATAACTTATACGAAGGACGCGACCGCAAAACAGGTGAAGTCGTCCATACAGCGACACGCGTTGACCTCGTATTCGGTTCTAACTCCGTCCTGCGTGCCCTTGTAGAAGTATACGCCCAAGAAGACAATAAAGAGAAATTTGTGCACGACTTCGTAGCTGCATGGGTTAAAGTCATGAACGCCGACCGTTTTGATCTTAAAACAAACAGGGATTTAATGATGTATAACGCATAATTAAAAGCACCTTACCTGGATGCTTGAAGCGGGTTGTCTGCTTCTAAGGCATGAGG
This window of the Halobacillus sp. Marseille-Q1614 genome carries:
- a CDS encoding BCCT family transporter — its product is MDKDKKEKRLKFMNSTFWISFIVVSLFALWGALAPKQLGEQATFIYDFIAGTFGWFYLGFVLFLVLFNFYLAFSKYGRIRLGGDDTKPKYPLFTWIAMLFSCGFGVSIVFWGVAEPMTHFGSPPPFDPSVEAGTTEAARTAMWNAFFNNGIHQWASFTFVGLAISYFIYRQEERSLISDTMNPVIGSTGKKPLRNTIDIIAIIATVMGVATTLGLSVLQINSGLGSVFNAPTGSTTQLIIVIVMFLFFSVSALSGLDRGIKYLSNTNLALALILMVAVLFIGPTGFILETITMGVGDYLQNFFQASLRMDSYTDGTWVQDWPIYYWAWTIAWSPFVGMFVARISRGRTVREFVLGVMVAPPLIGIIWIGIFGGTAIHFDLFQGTDIAGAVADDPATALFSMLDNLPLGSILAILSICLLFTFLVTSADSATFVLGMMSTNGDKNPSAVIKMIWGTLIASVAIILIISAGLEGLQTASLIGALPFAVVLFIACISLLKAIREDYRETREEQERERHRRIQKQIESYNSDN
- the katG gene encoding catalase/peroxidase HPI, which codes for MDKNEMNESQAGKCPVSHGKTEEENAITTTKVGTTNKDWWPNQLNLHILHQHDKKTNPMGVDFDYAEEFKELDYYELKQDLHELMTDSQDWWPADYGHYGPLFIRMSWHAAGTYRTGDGRGGGATGTQRFAPLNSWPDNANLDKARRLLWPIKQKYGNKISWADLLVLTGNVALESMGLKTFGFAGGREDVWHPEEDVYWGTEKEWLEDNRYSGDRELESPLAAVQMGLIYVNPEGPNGNPDPLASARDIRETFARMGMNDEETVALVAGGHTFGKAHGAGDAEAHVGAAPEAADIEEQGLGWKSTHGSGKGRDTITSGVDGAWTANPTVWDNGYYDLLFGYEWELTKSAAGANQWAPVNPKEEDLAPDAEDPSVRVPTFMTTADMALRMDPDYEKISRRYHENPDEFADAFARAWFKLLHRDMGPKSRYLGPEVPEEDLIWQDPIPSVDYELTDAEVADLKAKMLSSGLTVSELVTTAWASASTFRGSDMRGGANGARIRLAPQKDWEVNEPEQLSKVLSVYEDIQSELKKEVSLADLIVLGGSAAVEKAAKDAGVEVTVPFAPGRGDATQEETDAESFEVLEPMADGFRNYEKKEYTLSPEELLVDKAQLLGLSAPEMTALIGGMRVLGTNHGGTEHGVFTNSIGILTNDFFVNLLDMGIEWKPADYNLYEGRDRKTGEVVHTATRVDLVFGSNSVLRALVEVYAQEDNKEKFVHDFVAAWVKVMNADRFDLKTNRDLMMYNA